A single region of the Pseudomonas granadensis genome encodes:
- the tsaB gene encoding tRNA (adenosine(37)-N6)-threonylcarbamoyltransferase complex dimerization subunit type 1 TsaB has translation MSTLLALDTATEACSVALLHDGKVTSHYEVIPRLHAQKLLPMIQQLLADAGTTLQAVDAIAFGRGPGAFTGVRIAIGVVQGLAFALDRPVLPVSNLAVLAQRALREHGVSQVAAAIDARMDEVYWGCYRETAGEMRLAGAEAVLPPEVAALPADASGEWFGAGTGWGYGERIAVNLTGADAGMLPHAEDLLTLARFAWERGESIPADDAQPVYLRDKVATPKAR, from the coding sequence ATGAGTACCTTGCTGGCCCTGGACACCGCGACTGAAGCTTGCTCCGTTGCCTTGCTGCACGACGGCAAGGTCACGAGCCATTACGAGGTGATCCCGCGTCTGCACGCGCAAAAATTGCTGCCGATGATCCAGCAATTGCTGGCTGATGCCGGCACTACGCTGCAAGCGGTCGACGCCATTGCGTTCGGCCGTGGGCCGGGTGCATTCACCGGTGTGCGGATTGCCATCGGCGTGGTGCAGGGGCTGGCGTTTGCGCTGGATCGTCCGGTGTTGCCGGTATCCAATCTCGCGGTGCTGGCGCAACGTGCGTTGCGCGAACACGGCGTGAGCCAGGTCGCAGCGGCCATCGATGCGCGCATGGACGAAGTCTATTGGGGCTGCTACCGCGAGACGGCAGGTGAAATGCGTCTGGCCGGCGCCGAAGCCGTGCTGCCACCGGAAGTCGCAGCGCTGCCGGCCGACGCCAGTGGCGAGTGGTTCGGTGCCGGCACTGGTTGGGGCTACGGCGAGCGCATTGCGGTCAACCTGACCGGCGCCGATGCCGGCATGCTGCCCCACGCCGAAGACCTGCTGACCCTGGCGCGTTTTGCCTGGGAACGCGGCGAGTCGATCCCGGCGGATGACGCACAACCGGTCTACCTGCGCGACAAAGTCGCCACTCCCAAAGCCCGCTAA
- a CDS encoding DUF72 domain-containing protein, whose protein sequence is MDLPYYLGCPSWSENAWREYLYPVDAKTSDFLGLYSQVFNAVEGNTTFYASPSPATVQRWAEIMPEHFRFTAKFPGDISHSGDLRDQLTPAETFLQLLKPLGKRVSPLWLQLSKGFTPQRLPELAAFIDALDCPLAVEVRNEQFFAKGESERLLNRLLLDRGVERICLDPRALFSCLSTKSSVIHAQSKKPRVPTRPAAFTQFPQVRFIGHPELEANDPFLLPWVSKIAEWIEEGRTPYIFLHTADNLLAAKLAQRFHTQLMQRLPGLPALPELYREPAAEQLGLL, encoded by the coding sequence ATGGATCTGCCTTACTACCTTGGATGCCCGTCCTGGAGCGAAAACGCCTGGCGCGAGTATCTGTATCCGGTAGACGCAAAAACCTCCGACTTTCTCGGCCTCTATTCCCAAGTGTTCAACGCCGTCGAAGGCAATACCACCTTCTACGCCAGCCCGTCGCCCGCCACCGTGCAGCGTTGGGCCGAGATCATGCCCGAACACTTTCGCTTCACCGCCAAATTCCCCGGCGACATCAGCCACAGCGGTGACTTGCGCGATCAATTGACCCCCGCCGAAACCTTCCTGCAATTACTCAAGCCGCTCGGCAAACGGGTGTCGCCGTTGTGGTTGCAACTGTCGAAAGGCTTCACCCCGCAGCGGCTGCCGGAACTGGCGGCTTTCATCGATGCGCTGGACTGTCCGTTGGCGGTCGAAGTGCGCAACGAGCAGTTTTTCGCCAAGGGCGAGAGTGAGCGCTTGCTCAACCGTCTGCTGCTGGATCGTGGTGTCGAGCGCATCTGCCTCGATCCGCGCGCGCTGTTCAGTTGCCTGTCGACCAAGTCTTCGGTCATCCACGCACAATCGAAAAAGCCGCGAGTGCCGACGCGTCCGGCGGCGTTTACCCAGTTCCCGCAGGTGCGCTTCATCGGTCACCCTGAGCTTGAAGCCAACGACCCGTTTCTGCTGCCGTGGGTGAGCAAGATCGCCGAGTGGATCGAAGAAGGGCGCACGCCCTATATCTTCCTGCACACCGCTGACAATCTGCTCGCGGCGAAGCTGGCGCAACGTTTTCATACGCAATTGATGCAGCGTTTGCCTGGCCTGCCAGCGCTGCCTGAGCTATACAGAGAACCCGCCGCCGAGCAACTTGGCCTGCTCTGA
- a CDS encoding isocitrate lyase/PEP mutase family protein, with protein sequence MDASARNEQARKALAFKALHEQSGIFVIPNPWDAGSAKMLASLGYQALATTSAGYAFSQGKADGALSLDETLANVRAIVAATDLPVAVDLENGFADDPADCAQSLLRAAEAGAVGGSIEDATGHPDAPIYCFEHAVARIEAAVAAVRTLAFPFVLTARAENYLHGNPDINDTIRRLQAFAEAGADVLYAPGLRTAEEVLAVVRAVAPKPVNVLMSGGLQLTVQQLQDMGVRRVSTGSALALAAFGEFFRAAEEIQQSGSFGFTSQSMPYAKANQLFKG encoded by the coding sequence ATGGACGCTTCAGCCCGCAACGAACAAGCCCGTAAAGCCCTTGCCTTCAAAGCCCTGCACGAACAATCGGGGATTTTCGTCATTCCCAATCCGTGGGACGCCGGCTCAGCGAAAATGCTCGCCAGCCTCGGCTATCAAGCCTTGGCGACCACCAGTGCCGGTTATGCGTTTTCGCAAGGCAAGGCCGATGGTGCGTTGAGCCTGGATGAGACCCTGGCCAATGTTCGCGCCATTGTCGCGGCAACGGATCTGCCGGTGGCCGTGGATCTGGAAAACGGTTTTGCCGATGACCCGGCCGACTGCGCCCAGAGCCTGTTACGCGCCGCCGAGGCGGGTGCTGTGGGTGGTTCGATCGAAGATGCCACTGGCCACCCTGATGCGCCGATCTACTGTTTCGAGCACGCCGTGGCGCGCATTGAGGCCGCTGTCGCGGCGGTGCGCACGCTAGCGTTTCCCTTCGTTCTGACCGCCCGTGCGGAAAACTACCTGCACGGCAATCCCGATATCAACGACACCATCCGCCGTTTGCAGGCCTTCGCCGAAGCGGGCGCCGACGTGTTGTACGCACCGGGCTTGCGCACTGCCGAAGAAGTGCTGGCGGTGGTCCGTGCCGTGGCGCCGAAACCGGTGAATGTGTTGATGTCTGGCGGTTTGCAACTGACGGTGCAGCAGTTGCAGGACATGGGCGTGCGGCGCGTCAGCACCGGTTCGGCCTTGGCGCTGGCGGCGTTTGGCGAGTTTTTCCGCGCCGCTGAAGAAATCCAGCAGTCGGGCAGCTTTGGCTTCACATCGCAGTCGATGCCGTACGCCAAGGCCAATCAATTGTTCAAAGGCTGA
- a CDS encoding extensin-like domain-containing protein has protein sequence MGRWIFWLILLALGGAAVSVWRGWVDVPAQWDPWAPLDIKAPPNWLTGYKLMRLRSDPALCAQALSSSDLRVSPQSDSPGAKCPLIGALRVQGGQAALSSSFLASCPLAVAYAMFEHHSLQPAAQAVYGQKVARLDHLGSFACRNVYNRESGALSRHASADALDIAGFRLADGRSISVLKDWPKDNQDARFLRHVRDGACEAFSVVLSPDYNAAHRNHFHVDVGRWSVCR, from the coding sequence ATGGGGCGCTGGATTTTCTGGTTGATCCTGTTGGCGCTGGGCGGGGCTGCGGTCAGTGTCTGGCGCGGTTGGGTGGACGTGCCGGCGCAGTGGGATCCGTGGGCGCCGCTGGATATCAAAGCCCCGCCCAATTGGCTCACCGGTTACAAGCTGATGCGCCTGCGCAGTGATCCGGCACTTTGTGCCCAGGCCCTGAGCAGTTCGGATCTGCGCGTTTCACCGCAATCTGACAGTCCTGGCGCCAAGTGCCCGTTGATTGGCGCATTGCGCGTACAAGGTGGTCAGGCCGCGCTGAGCAGCAGTTTCCTCGCCAGTTGCCCGTTGGCGGTGGCTTACGCGATGTTCGAACATCATTCCCTGCAACCGGCCGCGCAGGCCGTTTACGGGCAGAAGGTCGCGCGCCTCGATCACCTTGGCAGCTTCGCCTGCCGCAATGTCTATAACCGCGAGAGCGGGGCGCTTAGCCGTCACGCCAGCGCCGATGCGCTGGATATCGCCGGTTTTCGTCTGGCTGACGGGCGCAGCATCAGCGTGCTCAAGGATTGGCCCAAGGACAATCAGGACGCACGCTTCCTGCGTCACGTGCGTGACGGCGCCTGCGAGGCGTTCAGTGTGGTCTTGAGCCCGGATTACAACGCAGCCCATCGCAATCACTTTCATGTCGATGTCGGGCGCTGGAGCGTGTGTCGCTGA
- a CDS encoding energy transducer TonB, translated as MSGILPTSIGYISPHGDFSRHNTQALSGVSHLWQDFFAQALAEQSSEVVPACGTFPPVDLNSPQEPTIGSELHAHIVSQRECDVVETQVRPPEPLFLPIAEFEMELLDKPFPPFPPEELKAQQELQDFDSSWVRPIVINNGQPMPEPGPAPQKKPLYLPIAEFDLDLLQKPYPPFPPEEIVEQQKALDFDNGWARPIVLQNLRLAA; from the coding sequence ATGTCAGGCATTCTTCCCACATCGATTGGCTACATTTCGCCCCATGGCGATTTCAGCCGTCATAACACTCAAGCACTGAGCGGCGTCAGTCACCTGTGGCAGGATTTCTTTGCCCAGGCGCTGGCTGAACAGTCGAGTGAAGTGGTGCCAGCCTGCGGCACGTTCCCACCGGTTGACCTGAACAGCCCGCAAGAACCAACCATCGGCAGCGAACTGCACGCGCACATCGTCAGCCAGCGCGAGTGCGATGTGGTCGAAACCCAAGTGCGTCCGCCGGAGCCGTTGTTCCTGCCGATCGCCGAGTTCGAGATGGAATTGCTCGACAAGCCGTTCCCACCGTTCCCGCCGGAGGAACTCAAAGCCCAGCAGGAACTGCAGGATTTCGACAGCAGCTGGGTCCGCCCGATCGTTATCAATAATGGTCAGCCAATGCCAGAACCTGGTCCGGCACCACAGAAGAAGCCGCTGTACCTGCCAATCGCCGAGTTCGACCTTGATCTGCTGCAAAAACCGTATCCGCCGTTCCCGCCGGAAGAAATTGTCGAGCAGCAAAAAGCTCTGGACTTCGATAACGGCTGGGCACGCCCGATCGTTCTGCAGAACCTGCGCCTCGCCGCGTAA